A genomic window from Pantoea alhagi includes:
- the ubiF gene encoding 3-demethoxyubiquinol 3-hydroxylase, which produces MHQTQFDVVVVGGGMVGAALASGLAQQGFQVAVLERDVPAAFDPDAPPDIRISAIGCASVDLLKQLEVWPAVQQMRCAPYRKLETWEWQTARVQFDAASLGLPELGYMVENSVLQLALWQRLQQQPVSLFAPAKLSALQQHNGGWQLVLEDGQTLTARLVIGADGANSQVRQLTGIGIQGWNYSQSCMLISVELDHAAGDTTWQHFTPEGPHALLPLFDRWASLVWYDSPARIRQLQTLSPEQLQKEVERCFPSRLGRFRVQQAASFPLVRRHANRYVQPGLALVGDAAHTINPLAGQGVNLGYRDVDALIEVLTTARNQAEEWSSERVLLRYQRQRQKDNLLMQSGMDLFYFAFSNRLPPLRVLRNVGLMAAEHAGVLKRQALRYALGL; this is translated from the coding sequence ATGCATCAAACGCAATTCGATGTCGTCGTGGTTGGCGGAGGTATGGTTGGCGCGGCGCTGGCAAGCGGGCTGGCGCAGCAGGGCTTTCAGGTTGCCGTTCTGGAGCGAGACGTTCCGGCGGCTTTTGATCCTGACGCGCCGCCGGATATTCGCATTTCCGCCATCGGCTGCGCCTCGGTGGATTTACTCAAACAGCTGGAAGTCTGGCCGGCCGTGCAGCAAATGCGCTGTGCGCCCTATCGTAAGCTGGAAACCTGGGAATGGCAGACGGCGCGCGTACAGTTTGATGCCGCAAGTCTTGGTCTGCCGGAGCTGGGTTACATGGTGGAGAATTCGGTATTGCAGCTGGCGCTGTGGCAGCGTCTGCAACAGCAGCCGGTTAGCCTGTTCGCGCCAGCAAAATTGAGTGCCTTGCAGCAGCATAACGGCGGCTGGCAACTGGTGCTGGAAGATGGCCAGACGCTTACGGCCCGGCTGGTGATCGGTGCCGATGGGGCGAACTCTCAGGTGCGCCAGCTTACCGGCATTGGCATTCAGGGCTGGAACTATAGCCAGTCCTGTATGCTGATAAGCGTGGAGTTGGATCATGCGGCAGGTGATACCACCTGGCAACATTTTACGCCGGAGGGGCCTCATGCGCTGCTGCCGCTGTTTGATCGCTGGGCGTCGCTGGTCTGGTATGACAGCCCGGCCCGCATTCGCCAGCTGCAGACGCTGTCGCCAGAACAGTTGCAAAAAGAGGTAGAACGCTGTTTCCCGTCGCGTCTGGGGCGTTTTCGCGTGCAGCAGGCCGCCTCCTTCCCGTTAGTGCGTCGGCACGCCAATCGTTATGTGCAGCCGGGACTGGCGCTGGTAGGCGATGCGGCACATACCATCAATCCGCTGGCCGGGCAGGGGGTAAATCTGGGCTACCGCGATGTTGATGCGCTGATTGAGGTATTAACCACGGCACGCAACCAGGCGGAAGAGTGGTCTTCTGAGCGGGTCTTGCTGCGTTATCAACGTCAGCGCCAGAAAGATAATTTGCTGATGCAGAGCGGTATGGATCTCTTCTATTTCGCTTTCAGCAACCGCCTGCCACCGCTGCGCGTGCTGCGTAATGTGGGATTGATGGCGGCAGAACATGCTGGCGTGCTGAAACGTCAGGCGCTGCGTTACGCGCTGGGGCTGTAG
- the asnB gene encoding asparagine synthase B has protein sequence MCSIFGVLDLKSDASELRKKALELSRLMRHRGPDWSGVYADDHAILAHERLSIVDVNNGAQPLYNAAHTHVLAVNGEIYNHQALRAELSDRYAFQTGSDCEVILALYQEKGVDFLDDLQGMFAFILYDSEKKSWLIGRDHIGIIPLYMGNDEHGNLFVASEMKALVPVCRTIKEFPPGSYLSSTDGEIRRYYQRDWMEYDSVANNSTDATALKNALEESVKGHLMSDVPYGVLLSGGLDSSIISAITKRFAAKRVEDQDKSDAWWPQLHSFAVGLEGSPDLKAARSVADHLGTVHHEIHFTVQEGLDAIRDVIYHIETYDVTTIRASTPMYLMSRKIKAMGIKMVLSGEGADEVFGGYLYFHKAPNAKEFHEENVRKLLALHMYDCARANKAMSAWGVEARVPFLDKKFLDVAMRINPQDKMCGSNGKMEKHILRECFSSYLPESVAWRQKEQFSDGVGYSWIDTLKEVAAQQVSAQQLETARYRFPYNTPTSKEAYLYREIFEELFPLPSAAECIPGGPSVACSSAKAIEWDEAFKSMDDPSGRAVGVHQSAYK, from the coding sequence ATGTGTTCAATCTTCGGTGTACTCGATCTGAAAAGCGACGCTTCAGAACTGCGTAAAAAAGCGTTAGAACTTTCACGCCTGATGCGTCATCGCGGCCCGGACTGGTCCGGTGTCTATGCTGACGACCATGCCATACTGGCGCATGAACGTTTGTCGATTGTTGACGTTAACAACGGCGCGCAGCCCCTGTACAACGCAGCCCATACCCACGTTCTGGCCGTTAACGGTGAAATCTATAACCATCAGGCGCTGCGCGCAGAGTTGAGCGATCGCTATGCGTTTCAGACCGGTTCCGACTGCGAAGTGATCCTGGCGCTCTATCAGGAAAAGGGCGTTGATTTCCTGGACGATCTGCAGGGCATGTTCGCCTTTATCCTTTACGATAGCGAAAAGAAAAGCTGGCTGATTGGCCGCGATCATATCGGCATTATCCCGCTCTATATGGGCAACGATGAGCATGGCAACCTGTTTGTGGCTTCAGAGATGAAAGCGCTGGTGCCGGTATGCCGCACCATTAAAGAATTCCCGCCGGGAAGCTATCTCTCCAGCACCGATGGCGAAATTCGTCGTTATTACCAGCGTGACTGGATGGAATATGACAGCGTCGCCAACAACTCTACTGATGCAACCGCGCTGAAAAATGCGCTGGAAGAGTCAGTAAAAGGCCATCTGATGTCCGATGTGCCTTACGGTGTGCTGCTTTCAGGCGGTCTGGACTCGTCCATTATTTCGGCGATCACCAAACGCTTCGCGGCAAAACGCGTGGAAGATCAGGATAAGAGCGATGCCTGGTGGCCGCAGCTGCACTCTTTCGCCGTTGGACTCGAAGGCTCGCCCGATCTGAAAGCGGCCCGTTCCGTCGCCGATCACCTGGGTACGGTACATCATGAGATTCACTTTACCGTGCAGGAAGGTCTGGATGCGATTCGCGATGTGATCTATCACATTGAAACATATGATGTCACCACCATCCGCGCCTCTACGCCGATGTACCTGATGTCACGTAAGATTAAAGCGATGGGCATTAAAATGGTGCTCTCTGGCGAAGGCGCCGATGAAGTGTTTGGCGGCTATCTCTACTTCCATAAGGCACCAAACGCGAAAGAGTTCCATGAGGAAAACGTCCGTAAGCTGCTGGCGCTGCACATGTATGACTGTGCGCGTGCCAATAAGGCGATGTCCGCATGGGGCGTGGAAGCGCGTGTGCCCTTCCTCGATAAAAAGTTTCTCGACGTGGCGATGCGCATCAACCCGCAGGACAAAATGTGCGGCAGCAACGGCAAAATGGAAAAGCATATTCTGCGTGAATGCTTCTCTTCTTACCTGCCGGAGAGCGTGGCCTGGCGTCAGAAAGAGCAGTTCTCTGACGGCGTAGGCTACAGCTGGATTGATACGTTGAAAGAAGTCGCTGCACAGCAGGTGAGCGCTCAGCAGCTTGAAACCGCGCGCTATCGCTTCCCGTACAACACGCCAACGTCAAAAGAAGCCTATCTCTACCGCGAGATCTTCGAAGAGCTGTTCCCGCTACCAAGCGCGGCAGAGTGCATTCCAGGTGGTCCGTCTGTGGCCTGCTCTTCTGCTAAAGCCATTGAGTGGGATGAAGCCTTTAAAAGCATGGACGATCCGTCCGGGCGCGCTGTCGGCGTACACCAGTCCGCCTATAAATAA
- a CDS encoding PhoH family protein, with amino-acid sequence MNIETREIELEPADNNRLQSLCGPFDDNVKQLERRLGIEISHRDHSFKLVGRALCVNAAVDILRNLYVDTAPVRGVIPDIEPEQIHLAIKESRVLEQTAESVPEYGKAVNIKTKRGVIKPRTPNQAQYIANILDHDITFGVGPAGTGKTYLAVAAAVDALERQEIRRILLTRPAVEAGEKLGFLPGDLSQKVDPYLRPLYDALFEMLGFERVEKLIERNVIEVAPLAYMRGRTLNDAFIILDESQNTTIEQMKMFLTRIGFNSRAVITGDITQIDLPRNAKSGLRHAIEVLSNVEEISFNFFHSEDVVRHPVVARIVTAYEAWEEADQKRRDKLAEERKREAQAAAQEQK; translated from the coding sequence TTGAATATCGAAACACGCGAAATAGAATTAGAACCCGCCGATAATAATCGGTTGCAGAGCCTGTGTGGTCCGTTTGATGATAACGTGAAGCAGCTGGAGCGTCGGCTGGGCATTGAAATCAGCCATCGCGATCACAGCTTTAAGCTGGTCGGACGCGCGCTCTGTGTGAATGCCGCAGTGGATATCCTGCGTAACCTGTACGTGGATACCGCGCCGGTACGCGGCGTTATCCCGGACATCGAGCCGGAACAGATCCATCTGGCGATTAAAGAGAGCCGCGTGCTGGAACAGACGGCGGAAAGCGTCCCTGAATATGGCAAAGCGGTAAACATCAAAACCAAACGCGGCGTTATTAAGCCACGTACGCCGAATCAGGCGCAGTATATTGCTAACATCCTCGACCATGACATCACCTTCGGCGTAGGCCCGGCGGGTACGGGTAAAACCTATCTGGCGGTGGCTGCTGCGGTTGATGCCCTGGAGCGCCAGGAAATACGCCGTATTCTGCTGACGCGTCCGGCCGTCGAAGCGGGGGAAAAGCTGGGCTTTCTGCCCGGTGATTTAAGCCAGAAGGTCGATCCCTATCTGCGCCCGCTTTATGACGCGCTGTTCGAGATGCTGGGCTTTGAGCGCGTAGAAAAGCTGATAGAGCGTAACGTGATTGAGGTTGCCCCGCTGGCCTATATGCGTGGCCGTACCCTGAATGATGCGTTTATCATTCTCGACGAAAGTCAGAACACCACCATCGAGCAGATGAAGATGTTTCTGACCCGTATCGGTTTTAACTCCAGAGCGGTTATTACCGGCGACATTACCCAGATCGACCTGCCGCGCAACGCCAAATCAGGCCTGCGCCATGCGATCGAGGTGCTGTCAAACGTTGAAGAGATCAGCTTTAACTTCTTCCACAGCGAAGACGTGGTACGCCATCCGGTTGTCGCCCGTATCGTAACGGCCTATGAGGCCTGGGAAGAGGCCGATCAGAAGCGTCGTGATAAACTGGCCGAAGAACGTAAGCGCGAAGCGCAGGCAGCAGCACAGGAACAGAAATGA
- the miaB gene encoding tRNA (N6-isopentenyl adenosine(37)-C2)-methylthiotransferase MiaB: protein MSKKLHIKTWGCQMNEYDSSKMADLLESTHGYTLTEVAEEADILLLNTCSIREKAQEKVFHQLGRWKTLKERNPELIIGVGGCVASQEGDHIRQRASYVDIVFGPQTLHRLPEMINTVRGSKSPVVDISFPEIEKFDRLPEPRAEGPTAFVSIMEGCNKYCTFCVVPYTRGEEVSRPCDDILLEIAQLAAQGVREVNLLGQNVNAYRGPAFDGGICSFAELLRLVAAIDGIDRIRFTTSHPIEFTDDIIDVYRDTPELVSFLHLPVQSGADRILTLMKRAHTALEYKAIIRKLREARPDIQISSDFIIGFPGETQEDFEKTMKLIADVNFDMSFSFIYSARPGTPAADLPDDVSEEEKKQRLYILQDRINQQAMAWSRRMMGTVQRILVEGPSRKNVMELSGRTENNRVVNFEGTPEMIGKFVDVEIVDVYTNSLRGVVVRTEEEMGLRVAESPASVIARTRKENEIGVAIFQP, encoded by the coding sequence ATGAGTAAAAAACTGCATATCAAAACCTGGGGCTGTCAGATGAACGAATACGATTCATCTAAAATGGCCGACCTGCTGGAGAGTACGCACGGCTATACCCTCACGGAAGTGGCGGAAGAAGCTGATATTCTGCTGCTTAATACCTGCTCTATCCGCGAAAAAGCACAGGAGAAAGTCTTTCATCAGCTGGGCCGCTGGAAGACGCTGAAAGAGCGTAATCCTGAATTGATTATTGGCGTGGGTGGCTGCGTCGCCTCGCAGGAAGGTGACCATATTCGTCAGCGCGCCAGCTATGTCGATATTGTCTTCGGCCCGCAAACGCTGCATCGCCTGCCGGAAATGATCAATACCGTGCGCGGCTCGAAAAGCCCGGTGGTGGATATCAGTTTCCCGGAAATTGAGAAATTTGACCGCCTGCCGGAGCCGCGCGCTGAAGGCCCGACGGCGTTTGTTTCCATTATGGAAGGCTGCAACAAATACTGTACTTTCTGCGTGGTGCCTTATACGCGCGGTGAGGAAGTTAGCCGTCCCTGCGATGATATTCTGCTGGAAATTGCCCAGCTCGCCGCTCAGGGCGTTCGTGAAGTGAACCTGCTGGGCCAGAACGTTAACGCTTATCGCGGCCCTGCTTTCGACGGCGGCATCTGCTCTTTTGCTGAACTGCTGCGTCTGGTGGCGGCGATTGACGGTATCGATCGCATTCGTTTTACCACCAGCCATCCGATCGAATTCACCGACGATATTATCGATGTTTACCGCGATACGCCGGAGCTGGTGAGCTTTCTGCATCTGCCGGTGCAGAGCGGCGCTGACCGTATCCTGACCCTGATGAAACGTGCCCATACGGCGCTGGAATATAAAGCGATTATCCGCAAGCTGCGGGAAGCGCGTCCGGATATTCAAATCAGCTCTGACTTTATCATCGGCTTCCCTGGCGAAACGCAGGAAGACTTTGAAAAAACCATGAAGCTGATCGCCGACGTTAACTTCGATATGAGCTTCAGCTTTATCTATTCTGCGCGTCCCGGCACGCCGGCTGCCGATCTGCCGGACGATGTCAGCGAAGAAGAGAAAAAGCAGCGTCTCTATATCCTGCAGGATCGCATTAACCAGCAGGCGATGGCATGGAGTCGTCGCATGATGGGCACCGTGCAGCGCATTCTGGTTGAAGGACCGTCACGTAAAAATGTGATGGAGCTTTCAGGCCGTACGGAAAACAACCGCGTGGTGAACTTTGAAGGCACGCCGGAGATGATCGGCAAGTTCGTCGATGTGGAAATCGTAGACGTCTATACTAACTCTCTGCGTGGCGTGGTGGTTCGTACCGAGGAAGAGATGGGCCTGCGCGTTGCAGAAAGCCCGGCTTCCGTCATTGCGCGTACCCGTAAAGAAAATGAAATTGGCGTGGCCATTTTCCAGCCCTGA
- the nagA gene encoding N-acetylglucosamine-6-phosphate deacetylase encodes MYALVNGRVFTGHEILDNHAVIINNDLIERVCPHDELPAECEQRDVGGAIIAPGFIDVQLNGCGGVQFNDDIDAISLETLAIMQKANEKSGCTSFLPTLITSSDELMVRAVEVMRSWLELHSHQALGLHLEGPWLNVAKKGTHHAELIRKPDAALVKFLCDNTDVITKVTLAPEMAGTEVIHQLHDAGIIVSAGHSHATYDEARSGFAAGISFATHLYNAMPVTTGREPGLIGALLDTPEVYCGIIADGLHVHYANVRNAKRIKGDKLVLVTDATAPAGAAIDRFIFAGKTIYYRNGLCVDENGTLSGSALTMIEAVQNCVEHVGISLDETLRMATLYPARAMGVDKQLGSIEAGKVANLAVFTRDYHIIKTIVNGNEVFSE; translated from the coding sequence ATGTATGCTTTAGTAAATGGTCGCGTGTTTACCGGCCATGAAATCCTCGATAATCACGCTGTTATTATTAATAACGATCTGATTGAACGTGTCTGTCCTCACGATGAGCTACCAGCGGAATGCGAACAGCGTGATGTGGGTGGCGCAATCATAGCTCCCGGCTTTATTGACGTTCAGCTAAATGGCTGCGGCGGCGTCCAGTTTAATGATGATATTGATGCGATTAGCCTGGAAACCCTGGCTATTATGCAAAAAGCGAATGAGAAGTCAGGCTGTACCAGCTTTCTTCCTACCCTGATTACCAGCAGCGATGAGCTGATGGTACGGGCGGTCGAGGTGATGCGTAGCTGGCTGGAACTGCATTCCCATCAGGCGCTCGGCCTGCATCTTGAAGGCCCGTGGCTGAACGTGGCGAAAAAAGGCACCCACCACGCAGAGTTAATCCGCAAACCCGATGCGGCACTGGTCAAATTCCTGTGCGATAACACTGATGTGATTACCAAAGTTACCCTGGCACCAGAAATGGCGGGCACCGAGGTGATCCATCAATTACACGACGCTGGCATTATTGTTTCCGCCGGGCATTCTCATGCTACCTATGATGAAGCGCGTAGCGGTTTTGCCGCCGGCATCAGCTTTGCCACACATTTATATAACGCCATGCCGGTAACAACCGGTCGCGAGCCCGGTTTGATTGGCGCGCTGCTCGATACGCCAGAAGTTTACTGCGGCATTATTGCCGACGGCCTGCATGTTCACTACGCTAACGTGCGCAACGCAAAACGCATCAAAGGCGATAAGCTGGTACTGGTTACTGATGCCACCGCGCCAGCCGGTGCAGCTATTGACCGGTTCATTTTTGCCGGTAAAACAATATACTATCGAAACGGGCTGTGTGTTGACGAAAACGGGACGCTGAGCGGATCGGCGCTAACGATGATCGAAGCAGTACAGAACTGCGTTGAACATGTCGGCATTTCACTGGATGAGACCTTGCGTATGGCAACGCTTTATCCAGCCCGTGCAATGGGCGTGGATAAACAGTTAGGCTCTATTGAAGCTGGAAAAGTAGCAAACCTGGCTGTTTTCACACGCGATTATCACATTATCAAGACTATCGTTAACGGTAACGAAGTCTTTAGCGAGTAA
- the nagE gene encoding N-acetylglucosamine-specific PTS transporter subunit IIBC, translating into MLSYLQKVGRALMVPVATLPAAAILMGVGYWLDPDSWGAGNALAALLIKSGGAIIEHMPALFAVGIAYGMSKDKDGAAALSGFVGFLVVTTLCSPAAVAMIQKMPLEQVPAAFGKIDNQFVGILVGILSAEVYNRFSHVELPKALSFFSGRRLVPILVSFLMILIAFILMYVWPLIFNALVSFGEHIQKLGSAGAGVYAFFNRLLIPVGLHHALNSVFWFDVAGINDIPNFLGGAQSIASGKGIVGVTGQYQAGFFPIMMFGLPGAALAIYQCAHPENRAKVGGIMIAAAFAAFFTGITEPLEFSFMFVAPVLYFIHAVLTGISVFISASMHWISGFGFSAGLVDMALQSRNPLATQWYMLIPQGLVFFVIYYLVFRFTIKRFNLLTPGRELAVSGDETDGYDVNVENNLQGETETESLARRYISAVGGSANLTHIDACITRLRLNVKDSAALNEQLAKRLGASGVIRLNKQSVQIIVGAQAESIASAMKNVLAKGPVAASGGAAPVIAAEPAVKAAPANAQQTIATLVAPVSGEIVPIDQVPDEAFASKAVGDGVAIKPTGKTVVAPIAGTVVKIFNTNHAFCLETANGVEIVVHMGLDTVALAGKGFTRLVEEGATVSAGQPVLEMDLDFLNANARSMISPVVVSNIDDFAGMASLATGTVIAGESKLYEIQK; encoded by the coding sequence ATTCTTAGTTATTTGCAAAAGGTGGGCCGGGCGCTGATGGTGCCTGTTGCTACGCTACCCGCCGCCGCAATTTTAATGGGCGTCGGTTACTGGCTCGATCCCGATAGTTGGGGAGCGGGTAACGCACTGGCCGCGCTGCTGATTAAATCGGGCGGCGCGATTATTGAACATATGCCTGCGCTGTTCGCCGTCGGTATTGCTTATGGCATGTCGAAAGATAAAGACGGTGCTGCGGCGCTATCGGGCTTTGTAGGCTTTCTGGTCGTGACCACGCTCTGCTCACCAGCGGCAGTGGCGATGATTCAGAAAATGCCGCTGGAGCAAGTGCCAGCCGCATTCGGCAAAATTGATAACCAGTTTGTCGGTATTCTGGTGGGTATTCTCTCTGCTGAAGTTTATAACCGCTTCAGCCACGTAGAACTGCCGAAAGCGCTCTCCTTCTTTAGCGGACGCAGGCTGGTGCCTATTCTGGTCTCCTTCCTGATGATTCTGATCGCCTTTATTCTGATGTATGTCTGGCCGCTTATTTTCAACGCGCTGGTCTCTTTTGGCGAACATATTCAAAAACTGGGTTCTGCTGGCGCCGGCGTTTATGCCTTCTTCAACCGCTTGCTGATTCCGGTCGGTCTGCATCATGCGCTGAACTCTGTTTTCTGGTTTGACGTGGCGGGCATCAACGATATCCCTAACTTCCTCGGCGGCGCGCAGTCCATTGCCAGCGGAAAAGGCATTGTTGGCGTAACGGGGCAATATCAGGCGGGCTTCTTCCCGATCATGATGTTTGGTCTGCCGGGCGCCGCGCTGGCGATTTATCAGTGCGCGCATCCAGAAAACCGCGCCAAAGTAGGCGGTATTATGATCGCCGCAGCGTTTGCGGCTTTCTTTACCGGTATTACCGAGCCGCTGGAATTCTCCTTTATGTTTGTGGCACCGGTGCTTTACTTTATCCACGCGGTCCTGACCGGTATTTCAGTGTTTATCTCTGCGAGCATGCACTGGATCTCCGGTTTCGGTTTCAGCGCTGGGCTGGTGGATATGGCGTTGCAATCGCGCAATCCGCTGGCGACCCAGTGGTATATGCTAATCCCGCAGGGGCTGGTGTTCTTTGTTATCTATTATCTGGTGTTCCGTTTTACCATCAAACGCTTCAACCTGCTGACTCCGGGCCGTGAACTGGCGGTTTCCGGTGATGAGACGGATGGCTACGATGTAAATGTCGAAAATAACCTGCAAGGCGAAACGGAAACCGAATCCCTGGCGCGTCGCTATATCAGCGCGGTAGGTGGTTCAGCTAACCTGACGCATATTGATGCCTGTATTACGCGTCTGCGTCTGAATGTAAAAGACAGCGCGGCGCTGAACGAACAGCTGGCGAAGCGTTTAGGCGCATCCGGCGTGATCCGTCTGAACAAGCAGAGCGTACAAATTATTGTCGGCGCCCAGGCGGAATCCATCGCCTCAGCAATGAAAAACGTCCTGGCAAAAGGGCCGGTAGCGGCATCCGGCGGCGCAGCGCCAGTTATTGCCGCTGAGCCTGCAGTAAAAGCGGCTCCGGCGAACGCTCAGCAAACGATTGCCACCCTGGTCGCGCCGGTAAGCGGTGAAATTGTGCCAATTGATCAGGTGCCTGATGAAGCTTTCGCCAGCAAAGCAGTGGGTGATGGCGTAGCGATCAAACCTACCGGCAAAACAGTAGTAGCGCCGATTGCCGGAACGGTAGTGAAAATCTTTAACACTAATCATGCATTCTGCCTGGAAACGGCAAATGGCGTGGAAATCGTGGTGCATATGGGGCTGGATACCGTGGCGTTAGCGGGTAAAGGCTTTACGCGACTGGTGGAAGAGGGCGCAACCGTGAGCGCCGGTCAGCCGGTGCTGGAAATGGATCTCGATTTCCTTAATGCCAACGCCCGCTCCATGATCAGCCCGGTGGTGGTGAGCAATATCGACGACTTCGCCGGAATGGCATCGCTGGCCACCGGAACGGTGATTGCAGGCGAAAGCAAACTGTACGAAATCCAGAAATAA
- the nagB gene encoding glucosamine-6-phosphate deaminase, translating to MRLIPLANASQVGKWAARHIVNRINAFKPTRERPFVLGLPTGGTPLEAYKHLIEMHKAGQVSFQNVVTFNMDEYVGLPKEHPESYHSFMYRNFFDHVDIPRENINLLNGNAADIDAECRQYEEKIRAYGKIHLFMGGVGNDGHIAFNEPASSLASRTRIKTLTHDTRVANSRFFDGDVNQVPKYALTVGVGTLLDAEEVMILVTGHVKAQALQAAVEGNVNHMWTISCLQLHPKAVVVCDEPSTMELKVKTVKYFREMEAENMQNL from the coding sequence ATGAGACTAATTCCCCTGGCAAATGCTTCCCAGGTAGGTAAATGGGCCGCACGTCATATCGTAAACCGTATTAACGCCTTTAAACCCACGCGCGAACGCCCTTTTGTACTTGGTCTGCCCACCGGTGGTACACCGCTGGAAGCCTATAAACATTTAATTGAAATGCACAAAGCGGGCCAGGTTAGCTTCCAGAACGTCGTCACCTTCAATATGGATGAATATGTCGGCTTGCCGAAAGAACATCCTGAAAGCTACCACAGCTTTATGTATCGTAATTTTTTCGATCACGTTGATATTCCGCGAGAAAACATCAATCTTCTTAATGGAAATGCAGCGGATATTGACGCAGAATGTCGCCAGTATGAAGAAAAAATTCGCGCTTATGGAAAAATCCACCTGTTTATGGGCGGCGTAGGCAATGACGGCCATATCGCCTTTAACGAACCTGCGTCTTCGCTGGCATCCCGTACTCGCATCAAAACGCTGACGCATGATACCCGCGTCGCTAACTCACGCTTTTTCGATGGTGATGTGAATCAGGTACCTAAGTATGCCTTAACGGTGGGCGTTGGCACGCTGCTGGACGCTGAAGAAGTGATGATTCTGGTGACCGGCCATGTGAAGGCGCAGGCGCTACAGGCTGCAGTCGAAGGCAATGTTAACCATATGTGGACCATCAGCTGTCTGCAGCTTCATCCTAAAGCGGTAGTGGTTTGCGATGAGCCTTCCACCATGGAGCTGAAGGTAAAAACCGTCAAATATTTCCGCGAAATGGAAGCGGAAAATATGCAGAATTTATAA
- the nagC gene encoding DNA-binding transcriptional regulator NagC: MTTGGQAQIGNVDLVKQLNSAAVYRLIDQMGPISRIQIAEHSQLAPASVTKITRQLIERGLIKEVDQQASTGGRRAISIVTETRGFHTIGVRLGRNDATLTLYDLSGKSLAEEHYPLPERTQETLEHALFNAIDHFIAAHQRKLRELIAISVILPGLVDPHSGIIRYMPHITVNNWPLVANLKQRFHVTSFVGHDIRSLALAEHYFGASRDCADSILVRLHRGTGAGIITNGHIFLGSNGNVGEIGHIQVDPLGERCHCGNFGCLETIAANGALENRVRRLLQQDYPSTLTLDDCTIHAICKAANRGDRLATEVIEHAGRYLGKAIAIAINLFNPQKIVLAGEITEAEKVLFPAIESCINAQTLKAFRKNLPVVRSELDHRSAIGAFALAKRAMLNGALLQHLLEE; encoded by the coding sequence ATGACCACTGGCGGCCAGGCACAAATAGGAAATGTCGATCTCGTAAAGCAGTTAAACAGCGCAGCGGTTTACCGCCTTATCGATCAGATGGGTCCCATTTCCCGTATTCAGATTGCGGAGCATAGCCAGCTTGCGCCAGCCAGCGTCACGAAAATTACCCGCCAGCTTATTGAGCGCGGCCTGATAAAAGAGGTCGATCAGCAGGCCTCTACCGGCGGTCGCCGCGCCATTTCGATCGTTACCGAAACACGGGGCTTTCATACCATTGGCGTGCGCCTTGGGCGTAACGACGCCACGCTCACGCTCTACGACCTGAGCGGTAAGTCGCTGGCGGAGGAGCATTACCCGCTGCCTGAGCGCACCCAGGAGACGCTGGAGCATGCGCTTTTCAATGCCATCGATCACTTTATTGCAGCTCATCAGCGCAAGCTGCGTGAGCTGATTGCCATCTCTGTTATTTTGCCAGGCCTGGTCGATCCACATAGTGGCATCATTCGTTATATGCCACATATCACGGTCAATAACTGGCCGCTGGTCGCTAATCTTAAACAGCGTTTCCACGTTACCAGCTTTGTTGGTCATGACATTCGCAGCCTGGCGCTGGCGGAACACTATTTTGGTGCAAGTCGCGACTGCGCAGATTCTATTTTGGTGCGCTTACATCGCGGCACCGGGGCGGGCATCATCACTAACGGTCATATTTTTCTCGGCAGCAACGGCAACGTAGGGGAAATAGGTCATATTCAGGTGGATCCGCTGGGCGAGCGCTGCCACTGCGGCAACTTTGGCTGTCTGGAGACCATTGCCGCCAACGGCGCGCTGGAAAATCGCGTGCGTCGTCTGTTGCAGCAAGATTACCCCAGTACGTTAACGCTGGATGATTGTACGATCCACGCTATCTGCAAAGCGGCCAATCGCGGTGACAGGCTGGCGACGGAAGTGATTGAGCATGCCGGGCGCTATTTAGGTAAAGCGATCGCAATTGCGATAAATTTGTTTAATCCACAAAAAATCGTGCTGGCTGGCGAGATTACCGAAGCGGAAAAGGTGCTGTTCCCGGCTATTGAAAGCTGTATCAATGCGCAAACGTTAAAGGCATTTCGTAAAAATTTACCGGTCGTGCGCTCTGAGTTGGATCATCGTTCCGCCATTGGCGCTTTCGCGCTGGCCAAACGCGCCATGCTGAATGGTGCCCTGCTCCAGCATCTGCTGGAAGAATAA